In a single window of the Corvus cornix cornix isolate S_Up_H32 chromosome 22, ASM73873v5, whole genome shotgun sequence genome:
- the LOC120411172 gene encoding actin filament-associated protein 1-like 2 isoform X2, translating to MSRQRDLDKLLSDLRSFLLILDRESLSAAARAKKKSVSDLLSRLQSPPSEDAEYMIMRCLSPSPGTPQGRTSPGSRPADAAGGRACECRPGSALSLHGGNKVPGVPPPPPADDSYEDAEPPGRGTTGGGDSDSSHYESYGEEEEDEEEEEGVTDRAHYLRWPSATSAEAEPPGRPEAQLCGFLWRKRWLGQWAKQLFIVREHVLLCFRCAADLQPVLELDLRGCRVTYKDKRGKKMPHALKVTGTAGEVLVIGFQSRQQAEDWRKVIEEVSSDAPSGLAALSVPASPSSRLSRLGKEEEEEEDRSWQSAARSPRSGEDAKGGFLAVRLRGRWQRLWCAVRHGALRMFPEPGAAQRPVCALRLDGCEVSPGTAAGSPQNLRICIAQRGRELALLQARSDEEREAWLKTLQARGGVEPKKGDGPPPGPPGPPGRAAALLPGGCCCAVFRPPTPTWTTPSGSPRQLRPPNISTRTRSGCSSCRAWTGRCKGSAGDPCLPCPPAPAATPRALPDPRRQHHRQLSGAGLPAHSWQRRPPTSRAGISPGLNTP from the exons ATGTCCCGGCAGCGAG aCCTGGACAAGCTGCTGTCGGACCTGCGGTCCTTCCTGCTCATCCTGGACCGGGAAAGCCTCAGCGCCGCAGCTCGGGCCAAGAAAAAATCGGTGTCCGACCTCCTGTCCCGGCTGCAGAGCCCGCCGT CAGAGGATGCAGAGTACATGATCATGCGCTGCCTCTCGCCCTCCCCGGGCACCCCGCAGGGCCGGACCAGCCCGG GATCCAGGCCGGCGGATGCAGCCGGAGGCAGAGCCTGCGAGTGCCGCCCGGGAAGCGCCCTGAGCCTGCACGGAGGG AATAAAGTGCCGGGCGTTCCCCCGCCCCCCCCAGCCGACGACTCCTACGAAGACGCCGAACCCCCCGGCCGTGGCACAACCG GCGGTGGCGACAGCGACAGCAGCCACTACGAGTCGTAcggagaggaggaggaggatgaggaggaggaggagggggtgACGGACCGTGCCCACTACCTGCGCTGGCCATCGGCCACCAGCGCCGAGGCCGAGCCCCCCGGGCGCCCCGAGGCGCAGCTCTGCGGCTTCCTCTGGAGGAAGCGCTGGCTCGGCCAGTGGGCGAAGCAGCTCTTCATCGTCCGGGAGCACGTGCTGttg TGCTTCAGGTGCGCCGCTGACCTGCAGCCGGTGCTGGAGCTGGACCTGCGCGGCTGCCGCGTCACCTACAAGGACAAGCGAGGCAAGAAGATGCCCCACGCCCTGAAGGTGACAGGGACGGCAGGAGAGGTGCTGGTTATCGGCTTCCAGAGCCGGCAGCAGGCTGAGGACTGGAGGAAG GTGATCGAGGAGGTCAGCAGCGATGCCCCGAGCGGGCTGGCAGCCCTCAGTGTGCCAGCGTCCCCCTCCTCGAGGCTCAGCAGG CTCggcaaggaggaagaggaggaggaagatcGCTCCTGGCAGAGCGCTGCCCGCAGCCCGCGGTCTGGAGAGGATGCCAAAGGAG GGTTCCTGGCGGTGCGGCTGCGCGGGCGCTGGCAGCGGCTGTGGTGCGCGGTCCGGCACGGAGCCCTGCGCATGTTCCCAGAGCCCGGCGCTGCCCAGCGCCCCGTCTGTGCCCTGCGACTGGACGGCTGCGAGGTGTCCCCGGGGACGGCCGCCGGGTCACCCCAAAACCTCCGGATCTGCATCGCCCAGCGCGGCCGGGAACTCGCCCTGCTGCAG GCCCGCTCGGATGAGGAGAGGGAAGCCTGGCTGAAGACCCTGCAGGCCAGGGGAGGAGTGGAGCCAAAGAAGGGTGACGGGCCCCCCCCAGGCCCCCCAGGCCCCCCAGGCCGAGCAGCCGCCCTGCTGCCGG ggggctgctgctgcGCCGTGTTCCGACCCCCAACACCTACATGGACGACCCCTTCGGGCAGCCCCCGCCAGCTGAGACCCCCAAACATCTCTACTCGAACGCGGAgcggctgcagcagctg cagagcctggaccGGGCGGTGCAAGGGCAGCGCCGGAGACCCGTGTCTGCCCTGCCCACCTGCGCCAGCAGCCACGCCCCGGGCACTGCCCGACCCTCGCAGGCAG cacCACCGGCAGCTCTCCGGGGCAGGCCTGCCAGCGCACAGCTGGCAAAGGAGACCCCCAACCTCCAGAGCAGGGATTTCTCCCGGTCTCAACACACCCTGA
- the LOC120411172 gene encoding actin filament-associated protein 1-like 2 isoform X4, with translation MSRQRDLDKLLSDLRSFLLILDRESLSAAARAKKKSVSDLLSRLQSPPSEDAEYMIMRCLSPSPGTPQGRTSPGSRPADAAGGRACECRPGSALSLHGGNKVPGVPPPPPADDSYEDAEPPGRGTTGGGDSDSSHYESYGEEEEDEEEEEGVTDRAHYLRWPSATSAEAEPPGRPEAQLCGFLWRKRWLGQWAKQLFIVREHVLLCFRCAADLQPVLELDLRGCRVTYKDKRGKKMPHALKVTGTAGEVLVIGFQSRQQAEDWRKVIEEVSSDAPSGLAALSVPASPSSRLSRLGKEEEEEEDRSWQSAARSPRSGEDAKGEPGAAQRPVCALRLDGCEVSPGTAAGSPQNLRICIAQRGRELALLQARSDEEREAWLKTLQARGGVEPKKGDGPPPGPPGPPGRAAALLPGGCCCAVFRPPTPTWTTPSGSPRQLRPPNISTRTRSGCSSCSRAWTGRCKGSAGDPCLPCPPAPAATPRALPDPRRQHHRQLSGAGLPAHSWQRRPPTSRAGISPGLNTP, from the exons ATGTCCCGGCAGCGAG aCCTGGACAAGCTGCTGTCGGACCTGCGGTCCTTCCTGCTCATCCTGGACCGGGAAAGCCTCAGCGCCGCAGCTCGGGCCAAGAAAAAATCGGTGTCCGACCTCCTGTCCCGGCTGCAGAGCCCGCCGT CAGAGGATGCAGAGTACATGATCATGCGCTGCCTCTCGCCCTCCCCGGGCACCCCGCAGGGCCGGACCAGCCCGG GATCCAGGCCGGCGGATGCAGCCGGAGGCAGAGCCTGCGAGTGCCGCCCGGGAAGCGCCCTGAGCCTGCACGGAGGG AATAAAGTGCCGGGCGTTCCCCCGCCCCCCCCAGCCGACGACTCCTACGAAGACGCCGAACCCCCCGGCCGTGGCACAACCG GCGGTGGCGACAGCGACAGCAGCCACTACGAGTCGTAcggagaggaggaggaggatgaggaggaggaggagggggtgACGGACCGTGCCCACTACCTGCGCTGGCCATCGGCCACCAGCGCCGAGGCCGAGCCCCCCGGGCGCCCCGAGGCGCAGCTCTGCGGCTTCCTCTGGAGGAAGCGCTGGCTCGGCCAGTGGGCGAAGCAGCTCTTCATCGTCCGGGAGCACGTGCTGttg TGCTTCAGGTGCGCCGCTGACCTGCAGCCGGTGCTGGAGCTGGACCTGCGCGGCTGCCGCGTCACCTACAAGGACAAGCGAGGCAAGAAGATGCCCCACGCCCTGAAGGTGACAGGGACGGCAGGAGAGGTGCTGGTTATCGGCTTCCAGAGCCGGCAGCAGGCTGAGGACTGGAGGAAG GTGATCGAGGAGGTCAGCAGCGATGCCCCGAGCGGGCTGGCAGCCCTCAGTGTGCCAGCGTCCCCCTCCTCGAGGCTCAGCAGG CTCggcaaggaggaagaggaggaggaagatcGCTCCTGGCAGAGCGCTGCCCGCAGCCCGCGGTCTGGAGAGGATGCCAAAGGAG AGCCCGGCGCTGCCCAGCGCCCCGTCTGTGCCCTGCGACTGGACGGCTGCGAGGTGTCCCCGGGGACGGCCGCCGGGTCACCCCAAAACCTCCGGATCTGCATCGCCCAGCGCGGCCGGGAACTCGCCCTGCTGCAG GCCCGCTCGGATGAGGAGAGGGAAGCCTGGCTGAAGACCCTGCAGGCCAGGGGAGGAGTGGAGCCAAAGAAGGGTGACGGGCCCCCCCCAGGCCCCCCAGGCCCCCCAGGCCGAGCAGCCGCCCTGCTGCCGG ggggctgctgctgcGCCGTGTTCCGACCCCCAACACCTACATGGACGACCCCTTCGGGCAGCCCCCGCCAGCTGAGACCCCCAAACATCTCTACTCGAACGCGGAgcggctgcagcagctg cagcagagcctggaccGGGCGGTGCAAGGGCAGCGCCGGAGACCCGTGTCTGCCCTGCCCACCTGCGCCAGCAGCCACGCCCCGGGCACTGCCCGACCCTCGCAGGCAG cacCACCGGCAGCTCTCCGGGGCAGGCCTGCCAGCGCACAGCTGGCAAAGGAGACCCCCAACCTCCAGAGCAGGGATTTCTCCCGGTCTCAACACACCCTGA
- the DMTN gene encoding dematin — MERLQKQPLTSPGSVCSSRGSSVPGSPSSIVAKMDNEVLGYKDLAAIPKDKAILDIERPDLMIYEPHFTYSLMEHVELPRSRERSLSPKSMSPPPSPEVIREWLESRPPSSTPLPPSRQGTAPTRSSVQHFHRPETDTTELNIYKKPPIYRQKDHHSSAHHGKHLIEDLIIESSKFPAAQPPDPNQPAKIETDYWPCPPSLAVVETEWRRRMASKRGEEEEEDLTEEMKNLRELQRQELSKVTSNLGKLILKEEMEKSLPIRRKTRSLPDRTPFHTSLHSSSKSSSLPASGRSTLTRLQSAEFGSAGSEKGSPALQNGQRGRMDRGNSLPSMLEQKIYPYEMLMVTNRGRVKLPPGVDRTRLERHLSPEDFLKVFEMPPEEFSKLALWKRNELKKKAFLF; from the exons ATGGAAAGACTGCAGAAG CAGCCACTGACCTCCCCTGGGAGCGTCTGTTCTTCCCGCGGATCCAGCGTTCCTGGATCTCCCTCCAGCATCGTG gCCAAAATGGACAACGAGGTCCTGGGGTACAAGGATCTGGCTGCCATCCCTAAGGACAAAGCGATCCTGGACATCGAACGCCCGGACCTGATGATCTACGAGCCCCATTTCACCTACTCGCTCATGGAGCACGTGGAGCTGCCCCGGAGCCGGGAG CGCTCCCTGTCTCCCAAATCCATGTCTCCTCCTCCGTCTCCAGAG GTCATCCGGGAGTGGCTGGAGAGCCGgccccccagcagcaccccgCTGCCCCCGTCACGCCAGGGCACTGCCCCGACCCGCAGCAGCGTCCAGCACTTCCACCGACCCG agacCGACACGACAGAGCTCAACATCTACAAGAAGCCCCCGATCTACCGGCAGAAAG aCCACCATTCCAGCGCCCACCACGGGAAGCATCTCATAGAGGACTTGATCATCGAATCCTCCAAATTCCCGGCGGCGCAGCCCCCGGATCCCAACCAGCCCGCCAAGATCGAGACCGACTACTGGCCGTGCCCCCCGTCCCTGGCCGTCGTGG AGACGGAGTGGAGGAGGCGGATGGCGTCCaagaggggggaggaggaggaggaggatctCACGGAGGAGATGAAGAACCTGCGGGAGCTCCAGCggcaggagctgagcaag GTCACCTCCAACCTCGGGAAGCTGATCCtgaaggaggagatggagaagtcgcTCCCGATCCGGAGAAAAACTCGCTCGCTGCCGGACCGGACGCCCTTCCACACGT CCCTGCACTCGAGCTCCAAGAGCTCCTCCCTCCCCGCCTCCGGCCGGAGCACCCTCACCCGG CTGCAGTCGGCAGAGTTCGGCTCGGCGGGGAGCGAGAAGGGCAGTCCGG CCCTGCAG AACGGCCAGCGCGGGCGCATGGACAGAGGGAACTCCCTGCCCAGCATGTTGGAGCAGAAG ATCTACCCCTATGAGATGCTGATGGTGACGAACCGAGGCCGCGTGAAGCTCCCGCCCGGCGTGGACAGGACCAGGCTGGAG CGACACCTGTCCCCCGAGGACTTCCTGAAGGTGTTCGAGATGCCGCCGGAGGAGTTCAGCAAACTGGCGCTGTGGAAGCGCAACGAGCTGAAGAAGAAAGCCTTCCTCTTCTGA
- the LOC120411172 gene encoding actin filament-associated protein 1-like 2 isoform X5, translated as MIMRCLSPSPGTPQGRTSPGSRPADAAGGRACECRPGSALSLHGGNKVPGVPPPPPADDSYEDAEPPGRGTTGGGDSDSSHYESYGEEEEDEEEEEGVTDRAHYLRWPSATSAEAEPPGRPEAQLCGFLWRKRWLGQWAKQLFIVREHVLLCFRCAADLQPVLELDLRGCRVTYKDKRGKKMPHALKVTGTAGEVLVIGFQSRQQAEDWRKVIEEVSSDAPSGLAALSVPASPSSRLSRLGKEEEEEEDRSWQSAARSPRSGEDAKGGFLAVRLRGRWQRLWCAVRHGALRMFPEPGAAQRPVCALRLDGCEVSPGTAAGSPQNLRICIAQRGRELALLQARSDEEREAWLKTLQARGGVEPKKGDGPPPGPPGPPGRAAALLPGGCCCAVFRPPTPTWTTPSGSPRQLRPPNISTRTRSGCSSCSRAWTGRCKGSAGDPCLPCPPAPAATPRALPDPRRQHHRQLSGAGLPAHSWQRRPPTSRAGISPGLNTP; from the exons ATGATCATGCGCTGCCTCTCGCCCTCCCCGGGCACCCCGCAGGGCCGGACCAGCCCGG GATCCAGGCCGGCGGATGCAGCCGGAGGCAGAGCCTGCGAGTGCCGCCCGGGAAGCGCCCTGAGCCTGCACGGAGGG AATAAAGTGCCGGGCGTTCCCCCGCCCCCCCCAGCCGACGACTCCTACGAAGACGCCGAACCCCCCGGCCGTGGCACAACCG GCGGTGGCGACAGCGACAGCAGCCACTACGAGTCGTAcggagaggaggaggaggatgaggaggaggaggagggggtgACGGACCGTGCCCACTACCTGCGCTGGCCATCGGCCACCAGCGCCGAGGCCGAGCCCCCCGGGCGCCCCGAGGCGCAGCTCTGCGGCTTCCTCTGGAGGAAGCGCTGGCTCGGCCAGTGGGCGAAGCAGCTCTTCATCGTCCGGGAGCACGTGCTGttg TGCTTCAGGTGCGCCGCTGACCTGCAGCCGGTGCTGGAGCTGGACCTGCGCGGCTGCCGCGTCACCTACAAGGACAAGCGAGGCAAGAAGATGCCCCACGCCCTGAAGGTGACAGGGACGGCAGGAGAGGTGCTGGTTATCGGCTTCCAGAGCCGGCAGCAGGCTGAGGACTGGAGGAAG GTGATCGAGGAGGTCAGCAGCGATGCCCCGAGCGGGCTGGCAGCCCTCAGTGTGCCAGCGTCCCCCTCCTCGAGGCTCAGCAGG CTCggcaaggaggaagaggaggaggaagatcGCTCCTGGCAGAGCGCTGCCCGCAGCCCGCGGTCTGGAGAGGATGCCAAAGGAG GGTTCCTGGCGGTGCGGCTGCGCGGGCGCTGGCAGCGGCTGTGGTGCGCGGTCCGGCACGGAGCCCTGCGCATGTTCCCAGAGCCCGGCGCTGCCCAGCGCCCCGTCTGTGCCCTGCGACTGGACGGCTGCGAGGTGTCCCCGGGGACGGCCGCCGGGTCACCCCAAAACCTCCGGATCTGCATCGCCCAGCGCGGCCGGGAACTCGCCCTGCTGCAG GCCCGCTCGGATGAGGAGAGGGAAGCCTGGCTGAAGACCCTGCAGGCCAGGGGAGGAGTGGAGCCAAAGAAGGGTGACGGGCCCCCCCCAGGCCCCCCAGGCCCCCCAGGCCGAGCAGCCGCCCTGCTGCCGG ggggctgctgctgcGCCGTGTTCCGACCCCCAACACCTACATGGACGACCCCTTCGGGCAGCCCCCGCCAGCTGAGACCCCCAAACATCTCTACTCGAACGCGGAgcggctgcagcagctg cagcagagcctggaccGGGCGGTGCAAGGGCAGCGCCGGAGACCCGTGTCTGCCCTGCCCACCTGCGCCAGCAGCCACGCCCCGGGCACTGCCCGACCCTCGCAGGCAG cacCACCGGCAGCTCTCCGGGGCAGGCCTGCCAGCGCACAGCTGGCAAAGGAGACCCCCAACCTCCAGAGCAGGGATTTCTCCCGGTCTCAACACACCCTGA
- the LOC120411172 gene encoding actin filament-associated protein 1-like 2 isoform X3 — MSRQRDLDKLLSDLRSFLLILDRESLSAAARAKKKSVSDLLSRLQSPPSEDAEYMIMRCLSPSPGTPQGRTSPGSRPADAAGGRACECRPGSALSLHGGNKVPGVPPPPPADDSYEDAEPPGRGTTGGGDSDSSHYESYGEEEEDEEEEEGVTDRAHYLRWPSATSAEAEPPGRPEAQLCGFLWRKRWLGQWAKQLFIVREHVLLCFRCAADLQPVLELDLRGCRVTYKDKRGKKMPHALKVIEEVSSDAPSGLAALSVPASPSSRLSRLGKEEEEEEDRSWQSAARSPRSGEDAKGGFLAVRLRGRWQRLWCAVRHGALRMFPEPGAAQRPVCALRLDGCEVSPGTAAGSPQNLRICIAQRGRELALLQARSDEEREAWLKTLQARGGVEPKKGDGPPPGPPGPPGRAAALLPGGCCCAVFRPPTPTWTTPSGSPRQLRPPNISTRTRSGCSSCSRAWTGRCKGSAGDPCLPCPPAPAATPRALPDPRRQHHRQLSGAGLPAHSWQRRPPTSRAGISPGLNTP, encoded by the exons ATGTCCCGGCAGCGAG aCCTGGACAAGCTGCTGTCGGACCTGCGGTCCTTCCTGCTCATCCTGGACCGGGAAAGCCTCAGCGCCGCAGCTCGGGCCAAGAAAAAATCGGTGTCCGACCTCCTGTCCCGGCTGCAGAGCCCGCCGT CAGAGGATGCAGAGTACATGATCATGCGCTGCCTCTCGCCCTCCCCGGGCACCCCGCAGGGCCGGACCAGCCCGG GATCCAGGCCGGCGGATGCAGCCGGAGGCAGAGCCTGCGAGTGCCGCCCGGGAAGCGCCCTGAGCCTGCACGGAGGG AATAAAGTGCCGGGCGTTCCCCCGCCCCCCCCAGCCGACGACTCCTACGAAGACGCCGAACCCCCCGGCCGTGGCACAACCG GCGGTGGCGACAGCGACAGCAGCCACTACGAGTCGTAcggagaggaggaggaggatgaggaggaggaggagggggtgACGGACCGTGCCCACTACCTGCGCTGGCCATCGGCCACCAGCGCCGAGGCCGAGCCCCCCGGGCGCCCCGAGGCGCAGCTCTGCGGCTTCCTCTGGAGGAAGCGCTGGCTCGGCCAGTGGGCGAAGCAGCTCTTCATCGTCCGGGAGCACGTGCTGttg TGCTTCAGGTGCGCCGCTGACCTGCAGCCGGTGCTGGAGCTGGACCTGCGCGGCTGCCGCGTCACCTACAAGGACAAGCGAGGCAAGAAGATGCCCCACGCCCTGAAG GTGATCGAGGAGGTCAGCAGCGATGCCCCGAGCGGGCTGGCAGCCCTCAGTGTGCCAGCGTCCCCCTCCTCGAGGCTCAGCAGG CTCggcaaggaggaagaggaggaggaagatcGCTCCTGGCAGAGCGCTGCCCGCAGCCCGCGGTCTGGAGAGGATGCCAAAGGAG GGTTCCTGGCGGTGCGGCTGCGCGGGCGCTGGCAGCGGCTGTGGTGCGCGGTCCGGCACGGAGCCCTGCGCATGTTCCCAGAGCCCGGCGCTGCCCAGCGCCCCGTCTGTGCCCTGCGACTGGACGGCTGCGAGGTGTCCCCGGGGACGGCCGCCGGGTCACCCCAAAACCTCCGGATCTGCATCGCCCAGCGCGGCCGGGAACTCGCCCTGCTGCAG GCCCGCTCGGATGAGGAGAGGGAAGCCTGGCTGAAGACCCTGCAGGCCAGGGGAGGAGTGGAGCCAAAGAAGGGTGACGGGCCCCCCCCAGGCCCCCCAGGCCCCCCAGGCCGAGCAGCCGCCCTGCTGCCGG ggggctgctgctgcGCCGTGTTCCGACCCCCAACACCTACATGGACGACCCCTTCGGGCAGCCCCCGCCAGCTGAGACCCCCAAACATCTCTACTCGAACGCGGAgcggctgcagcagctg cagcagagcctggaccGGGCGGTGCAAGGGCAGCGCCGGAGACCCGTGTCTGCCCTGCCCACCTGCGCCAGCAGCCACGCCCCGGGCACTGCCCGACCCTCGCAGGCAG cacCACCGGCAGCTCTCCGGGGCAGGCCTGCCAGCGCACAGCTGGCAAAGGAGACCCCCAACCTCCAGAGCAGGGATTTCTCCCGGTCTCAACACACCCTGA
- the LOC120411172 gene encoding actin filament-associated protein 1-like 2 isoform X1, with protein MSRQRDLDKLLSDLRSFLLILDRESLSAAARAKKKSVSDLLSRLQSPPSEDAEYMIMRCLSPSPGTPQGRTSPGSRPADAAGGRACECRPGSALSLHGGNKVPGVPPPPPADDSYEDAEPPGRGTTGGGDSDSSHYESYGEEEEDEEEEEGVTDRAHYLRWPSATSAEAEPPGRPEAQLCGFLWRKRWLGQWAKQLFIVREHVLLCFRCAADLQPVLELDLRGCRVTYKDKRGKKMPHALKVTGTAGEVLVIGFQSRQQAEDWRKVIEEVSSDAPSGLAALSVPASPSSRLSRLGKEEEEEEDRSWQSAARSPRSGEDAKGGFLAVRLRGRWQRLWCAVRHGALRMFPEPGAAQRPVCALRLDGCEVSPGTAAGSPQNLRICIAQRGRELALLQARSDEEREAWLKTLQARGGVEPKKGDGPPPGPPGPPGRAAALLPGGCCCAVFRPPTPTWTTPSGSPRQLRPPNISTRTRSGCSSCSRAWTGRCKGSAGDPCLPCPPAPAATPRALPDPRRQHHRQLSGAGLPAHSWQRRPPTSRAGISPGLNTP; from the exons ATGTCCCGGCAGCGAG aCCTGGACAAGCTGCTGTCGGACCTGCGGTCCTTCCTGCTCATCCTGGACCGGGAAAGCCTCAGCGCCGCAGCTCGGGCCAAGAAAAAATCGGTGTCCGACCTCCTGTCCCGGCTGCAGAGCCCGCCGT CAGAGGATGCAGAGTACATGATCATGCGCTGCCTCTCGCCCTCCCCGGGCACCCCGCAGGGCCGGACCAGCCCGG GATCCAGGCCGGCGGATGCAGCCGGAGGCAGAGCCTGCGAGTGCCGCCCGGGAAGCGCCCTGAGCCTGCACGGAGGG AATAAAGTGCCGGGCGTTCCCCCGCCCCCCCCAGCCGACGACTCCTACGAAGACGCCGAACCCCCCGGCCGTGGCACAACCG GCGGTGGCGACAGCGACAGCAGCCACTACGAGTCGTAcggagaggaggaggaggatgaggaggaggaggagggggtgACGGACCGTGCCCACTACCTGCGCTGGCCATCGGCCACCAGCGCCGAGGCCGAGCCCCCCGGGCGCCCCGAGGCGCAGCTCTGCGGCTTCCTCTGGAGGAAGCGCTGGCTCGGCCAGTGGGCGAAGCAGCTCTTCATCGTCCGGGAGCACGTGCTGttg TGCTTCAGGTGCGCCGCTGACCTGCAGCCGGTGCTGGAGCTGGACCTGCGCGGCTGCCGCGTCACCTACAAGGACAAGCGAGGCAAGAAGATGCCCCACGCCCTGAAGGTGACAGGGACGGCAGGAGAGGTGCTGGTTATCGGCTTCCAGAGCCGGCAGCAGGCTGAGGACTGGAGGAAG GTGATCGAGGAGGTCAGCAGCGATGCCCCGAGCGGGCTGGCAGCCCTCAGTGTGCCAGCGTCCCCCTCCTCGAGGCTCAGCAGG CTCggcaaggaggaagaggaggaggaagatcGCTCCTGGCAGAGCGCTGCCCGCAGCCCGCGGTCTGGAGAGGATGCCAAAGGAG GGTTCCTGGCGGTGCGGCTGCGCGGGCGCTGGCAGCGGCTGTGGTGCGCGGTCCGGCACGGAGCCCTGCGCATGTTCCCAGAGCCCGGCGCTGCCCAGCGCCCCGTCTGTGCCCTGCGACTGGACGGCTGCGAGGTGTCCCCGGGGACGGCCGCCGGGTCACCCCAAAACCTCCGGATCTGCATCGCCCAGCGCGGCCGGGAACTCGCCCTGCTGCAG GCCCGCTCGGATGAGGAGAGGGAAGCCTGGCTGAAGACCCTGCAGGCCAGGGGAGGAGTGGAGCCAAAGAAGGGTGACGGGCCCCCCCCAGGCCCCCCAGGCCCCCCAGGCCGAGCAGCCGCCCTGCTGCCGG ggggctgctgctgcGCCGTGTTCCGACCCCCAACACCTACATGGACGACCCCTTCGGGCAGCCCCCGCCAGCTGAGACCCCCAAACATCTCTACTCGAACGCGGAgcggctgcagcagctg cagcagagcctggaccGGGCGGTGCAAGGGCAGCGCCGGAGACCCGTGTCTGCCCTGCCCACCTGCGCCAGCAGCCACGCCCCGGGCACTGCCCGACCCTCGCAGGCAG cacCACCGGCAGCTCTCCGGGGCAGGCCTGCCAGCGCACAGCTGGCAAAGGAGACCCCCAACCTCCAGAGCAGGGATTTCTCCCGGTCTCAACACACCCTGA